The Nicotiana tomentosiformis chromosome 2, ASM39032v3, whole genome shotgun sequence genome includes the window ATTTGGAACAAATTCAAAAAGGAAAAGGTGTAACATGAAAAGAAATTTATCAGGAGAACTATTTGCTTTTATGATGACGATGAAAATTGTGTTGGCCCTTTCATTTTTACTATTGTGGCCCTCTCATTTTTACTACTGCGGGCTGCGGCCCTTCCATTGCCTAGAACCTAATTTCGTGAAGTGATCAATATTGTCATTTGAACCTTAGGAATGTCGTATAAAATTAGACTACACTCAGCTTATTTGATCGACTCTACTCAAAAATATTTACCAACACTAacatatttgaaaaacaaaatccATATATTTTGGAAAAAGTAATGCAGGACACCAGCTGATTACACAAGAAGGGTGAAAACAAGCACTACTACAAATTACAAAACAAATACTAGAGCAACATTCTGGAGACAGTGATTCTTTTATTTTGAAGAAAACACCAAGCAAGCAACTAATAACGAGTTTAGTTCCTTTTTTCCAAATTCAAGTGTTCCTTTCACATAGAAGCTAGAGAACTGGGATTGACTCTGCTGCAAACATCACGAATTTCCAATTGAACGCCCTGTGAGGGAGGCAAGTTTCCCATCTTGATCATGGCAGCTGCAAAATCTCCAAAGAAAACGTTACTATCATTGCTATAGGTTGTTACAATAGTAGCAGTTGTGGTATTCCCCGTCAATACTTGATCAGAGAAAAGTATCCCCTGGTTCCTGTTTAAATCCTCGTAGTATACTTTGTCGAACACAGTAGGAGTGCTGTCCAATTGTTGcaagttggtgttgttttgagtgaCGGAGCAGTTGCAGGAAAGACGTGCAGCCGGGTTAACGTTGGTGCTGACGCACACAGTGACACACCTGGTGAATCCCACAGTGTGTGCACCGACTAGCGCCACCATTTCCCGGACAGTAAAGTTTTTGTCACTGAATTTCGTGATTTGAACTGTTAGGTTGTCGAATGGAGCTGGAAGTTGAGTTAAAGCACCAGTGAAGTTGGCCGTTCTGGCATCTCTTCTCCCCAGAGCAATGTTATAGGTTTGTCCTCCTAGCTGTCAATCAAAAAACAGAGTCTAAGTTACAAGCTTAAACTCTTTATTTATATATAACTATAGATAACTCTTTATGATATACATTGATGTTGTAAGAAAATTTTACACTGTACCGATTATAGAggttatttactttatttttcaaATTACCAAATACCAATTACCTGCTGTTGTATTTCAAGATAAGCTCCAAGCAACACTATGTGCTTGATATTTGAGTGGCGGTAATATGTGTTAAAGTAACATTTGGGATGTAAGGGAAAGAGAACAATGGACTTACTTTAACAACAGAATCACGAGCAGCAATGGCTAAGATGTCTGCACAAGAAACAGATGTGTTGGGACAAGTATCTTTTACACTTTGTTTAGCTTGTGCTATGACTTCAAAACCTCTGACTGAGTTGTTGTTGGGTATTGAGGTTTGTTCTCCTTGGAATGATCCAGCAATATCATCTAGAAGAATACCTCCATCGCAACCCTAGTTAATAAAAGATAAGAGTAGTTATTAGTCAACTATCTGATCTCATGTTACATAAGTAAATGTAAATAAGCCTTAATGTCGGTTTAAGCGGGTTAACGAATGTGACATGAAGTAATAAAATGAACGAAGTAAGTGTACAGAAAGTCAGGATGAGAATAATGAAAACGAGCGAATGATTAATCAAGTATTTATTGGcactttttttttatatattaaaaagTGCAGAGAGAGTAAAGAAGGCGCCGAGAGCAGTTGAAATAAAGGAGTGAAGGAATTTACATCAACAAAGCAGTCGTGGAAATGGAGACGAATGAGAGAAGCTCCCATGCGTCTTTCTGTGTCAATAGCACTGTCTACAACTCCGCGAACAGCTGAGAAGACACATGATTCTGGAGATTGCTGACTCAACTTGTGTGAATTTTGCTGATCAACATTATTATTTAGAGTTAAAATGCTGACTGATGACTCCGACAAATCAAAATTTGGAGAGAGCTTTTGAAGTCCCATATTCATGGCTTCATAAGTGTTCCTATAAATAGCAACACCTGCAAGTGCAAGTGCCACAAGGCTCAGTGCAAGGCTCAAATGACTCGCACCAAAAGCCATGATCTAGTGATCAATGAAATGTTTAAGGAATATATATCTAAGAAACCAAAAGCTAGCTAGCTTCTTGAGGATATGTGTCTTTGTGGatgattttgattttatttttgcttctatttatagggaatgAAGACTAACAATTAGTCATTATTCTGCTTTAAATTAATTGAAAGTAAAAGAACAAATAAACTAAAAGAATCCATTGGTGTGGAATTGTCTTTTATACTGCTGTCGTTCAACCGTGTTAAGTGTGCTTCTTTACTACtactccgttcacttttacttggcatgtatactaaaaataaatttttatttttacttgtcactttacgcatatcaagagaagacaaaaaaaaaattgtgttATACCCAgagtatttattactcatttcaaatcattttctcaaattcaatcaaatatacatcaattaatatgggtatcatggtaaattatgtacttaatttattatttattaaggggcgtgaaaagtcaaaatgtgtcaagtaaaagtgaacggagggaatATATGTCTTCTCATAATTATTTCTAGAATCATGTAATTTTCTTTCATGCTAGAATCAATTCTAATATCCTtttatttccttttcttttatcGAAAATATATTTCGGTAGAattattttcttctattcaaaTCATATTatgggaaattatttcctccAACGATATAATCATTTTTATAACTATAGGGGTGatgttgaaaattttcaaaatctgaAATCTAATATTCAAAGTTTGTGTGTGAAATATTGACAAAGAATGGGAAATTAAGTAGCTAATCTATTCTCAAATTCAGATTGCTATAAATTTTCAAAGTCTATGtcataatttatttaaagtttgTACTGAAATCAAAACAACGATTAAGGTGACAGTCAACTACCTACGTTATAATATACACTGAATTGGAAAATGACAAGtatcaactaagttgactttaggTGGCATTTGAGTTTTAGGTACGTGGATGACAAATAAATCCCATGAAAGAAATTGTTCGGAAGAAAAGGAGATGTTGATGCCAAAACGCGATTTGGTGAAAGtttgtgtttctttgtatttttttttcctttcattttATCAGTTTCTCTGTGTTTGTCATTTTCTATTCTTCTCTTTTTGGGATAGAAAGTCAGAAGACATGAAGCAGGCAAAAAGAGAAAATTAAAATCTTTAGCGATACGTCAATGACCCAAATTTCAAAACAAGTTAGTCCATGTTCTAGAATTTAGAATATATGCTTGGATATCAACTACTCTCGGAACCGACAATTGGTTTTGGGGGGCTTTAGAAAATAATCCGAATAACAAGTGTGAGCAGAATACTCCAAAATAGTTTAATTGCCTTtattgaattttaggaattttctttatttattggTTTGGCACTCCTTTGCATTTTTAGCATATT containing:
- the LOC104115669 gene encoding suberization-associated anionic peroxidase-like codes for the protein MAFGASHLSLALSLVALALAGVAIYRNTYEAMNMGLQKLSPNFDLSESSVSILTLNNNVDQQNSHKLSQQSPESCVFSAVRGVVDSAIDTERRMGASLIRLHFHDCFVDGCDGGILLDDIAGSFQGEQTSIPNNNSVRGFEVIAQAKQSVKDTCPNTSVSCADILAIAARDSVVKLGGQTYNIALGRRDARTANFTGALTQLPAPFDNLTVQITKFSDKNFTVREMVALVGAHTVGFTRCVTVCVSTNVNPAARLSCNCSVTQNNTNLQQLDSTPTVFDKVYYEDLNRNQGILFSDQVLTGNTTTATIVTTYSNDSNVFFGDFAAAMIKMGNLPPSQGVQLEIRDVCSRVNPSSLASM